From Topomyia yanbarensis strain Yona2022 chromosome 1, ASM3024719v1, whole genome shotgun sequence, one genomic window encodes:
- the LOC131677678 gene encoding syntaxin-1B-like: protein MTRDRLSELLEKSTFKDFEYKFVQEHEFWTIYNQERILDDLDRFSEISTWIRELQRNILDIEVNIFSEGFDKAGRKMKENATLCYKIYSAVKRMQNELTTQQWREQEEVVSRVRSVQYDSIKAAYLKAYWHYEALVGRLEETIKLNSCILSSRESLYQSDCGPADRLLQETQYRRLSQPCSTDDTINDALSSLGAVEDRHHELRALERSLVEMRDLFVLFSTLVMQHGSLLNLIEGNVQTASDHVVSAVEKLETAREYQWKATGRNCLCFNRIAILLFILAVLTVIVFILIIKKFLL from the exons ATGACAAGAGATCGTCTCAGTGAGTTGCTGGAG aagagCACGTTCAAGGATTTCGAATACAAGTTTGTCCAGGAGCACGAATTCTGGACTATATACAACCAGGAACGAATTTTAGATGACTTAGATCGG TTTTCAGAGATTTCCACCTGGATCCGGGAGCTGCAGCGAAATATTCTGGATATTGAAGTGAACATTTTTTCCGAGGGATTCGACAAAGCCGGACGGAAGATGAAAGAGAATGCTACACTGTGTTATAAAATCTACTCGGCTGTGAAACGAATGCAAAATGAACTGACAACGCAGCAGTGGCGAGAACAGGAAGAGGTTGTTAGCCGCGTTCGTTCTGTGCAATATGACAGTATCAAAGCTGCCTACCTGAAGGCGTACTGGCATTACGAGGCGTTAGTAGGCCGCTTAGAGGAAACGATTAAGCTGAATAGTTGCATTT TATCTTCCAGGGAAAGCCTCTATCAATCCGACTGTGGACCAGCTGATCGTCTTCTGCAGGAGACCCAGTATCGGAGATTGTCCCAACCATGCTCGACAGACGACACCATAAATGATGCGTTAAGCTCCCTTGGCGCTGTGGAAGACCGTCATCATGAACTGCGGGCGCTAGAGCGCTCATTAGTCGAAATGCGTGATCTGTTTGTCCTGTTTTCTACTCTGGTAATGCAACACGGCAGTCTTCTTAATTTGATTGAAGGAAACGTCCAAACTGCCTCCGACCACGTGGTAAGTGCGGTTGAAAAACTGGAAACCGCTCGAGAGTATCAGTGGAAAGCGACGGGGAGAAATTGTTTGTGCTTCAATAGGATAGCGATTTTGTTGTTCATTTTGGCGGTACTGACGGTAATAGTTTTTATATTGATAATTAAAAAGTTCCTACTGTAA